A single window of Paroedura picta isolate Pp20150507F chromosome 8, Ppicta_v3.0, whole genome shotgun sequence DNA harbors:
- the LOC143842940 gene encoding uncharacterized protein LOC143842940: MNEDRSVSGTDPAEKGAAMDEEQHPNPCFQASALCCCIPRRRISLPGRRPKERKKKKNAGGLSFSDIMFEEEMDQACWNIPAGDQDSVQTQVIKSILPLCPEAYDTKDHSVLLPIGTFCLEEKQKDYDEKPVVKSLYKKGKATRPSKEGLDDWSVLSSEMENKSTVGAVSGGLPFKKGTSYQVIPDKGNSQAGRPESLGTSFQEVAHENEQQEGGDHASIRSEGVACKMACEKQEQQAVPLQELQPSGKSEDLESSLPETKIKMQEEQNNTSTDYEVVQPLTELLIQPWIPNSEEQQSLERQELAKDVAHKIEEHLTWDKMNTVPKEDIHKKIQGSPDTLNQEVWQPVELKYPESLSILDTNHEQEQSEMLYHEDPISEASHSETEHSFRRTVDHDVQWPTTQKAISYSFQDIAFEKEQEGSANFISDSPLSKAGEHQWSPHQMSNKAVVQENKTTFPLIVSCATEQQKLDHMNNMLEDGLVYLIPQKNQEKQHIFLAEHVSSTHHHRLSHEKELREGLDYSYSGSQAIAFTGEKENPGLLIPENMGTLPDNISYEKEQQRKLECGDSGPESLFDKEEQDCQPALYLGGQLPLALEHLSSGSLDGTPEAEQCTRKSGTLEMLPLEEQQVECGDQSMKLLSGPSKDKEAKDDQEEKETTMFPSAGKNTQREQMEAWHTPEDTFISHKEQLQREQIDLNMTCEEHQRKGLQGLSETSSSVSSTSNEDNM; this comes from the exons ATGAATGAAGACAGGAGTGTAAGTGGTACAGATCCTGCTGAAAAAGGTGCAGCTATGGATGAAGAACAGCACCCAAACCCGTGTTTTCAGGCCTCGGCCTTGTGTTGCTGTATCCCAAGAAG ACGGATATCTTTACCAGGGAGGAGacccaaggaaagaaagaaaaagaagaatgcaGGAGGTCTCTCCTTTAGTGACATCATGTTTGAGGAAGAGATGGACCAAGCCTGCTGGAACATACCTGCGGGTGACCAGGACAGTGTACAAACACAGGTTATCAAGTCAATTCTGCCACTATGTCCCGAAGCCTATGACACAAAAGATCACTCTGTCCTTCTGCCCATAGGTACTTTCTGCTTGGAAGAAAAGCAAAAGGATTATGATGAAAAGCCAGTTGTAAAGTCTTTGTACAAAAAAGGCAAAGCAACCAGGCCATCAAAGGAAGGATTAGATGACTGGAGTGTATTGAGTTCAGAAATGGAAAATAAAAGCACAGTGGGTGCTGTATCAGGGGGCCTACCCTTTAAGAAAGGGACCAGCTATCAAGTTATACCAGACAAAGGAAACAGTCAGGCTGGAAGACCTGAATCACTGGGTACATCGTTCCAGGAAGTAGCCCATGAAAATGAGCAACAAGAAGGAGGAGATCATGCAAGTATTAGATCAGAAGGTGTAGCCTGCAAGATGGCATGTGAGAAGCAGGAACAACAAGCTGTGCCATTGCAGGAGCTACAACCATCTGGAAAATCAGAAGATCTTGAAAGTTCATTAccagaaaccaaaataaaaatgcaagaaGAACAAAACAACACCAGTACTGATTATGAAGTTGTTCAACCTTTGACGGAACTGCTCATCCAACCATGGATACCAAACAGTGAGGAACAGCAGTCTTTGGAGCGACAAGAGCTGGCTAAAGATGTTGCTCATAAAATAGAGGAACATCTAACTTGGGACAAGATGAATACAGTTCCTAAAGAAGATATCCACAAGAAGATTCAGGGTTCTCCAGATACACTCAACCAGGAGGTGTGGCAGCCTGTAGAATTAAAATATCCAGAGAGTTTGTCTATCTTGGATACGAACCATGAACAAGAGCAGTCAGAAATGCTGTATCATGAGGATCCCATATCAGAAGCCTCTCACAGTGAGACAGAGCACAGCTTTAGAAGAACTGTTGACCACGACGTTCAATGGCCCACTACACAAAAAGCAATTAGCTATTCGTTCCAGGATATAGCCTTTGAGAAGGAGCAAGAAGGCAGCGCAAACTTCATATCAGATAGTCCTCTCAGCAAAGCAGGAGAGCATCAATGGAGCCCTCACCAAATGAGTAACAAAGCTGTTGTACAAGAAAACAAGACCACATTTCCTCTGATTGTATCTTGTGCAACAGAACAGCAAAAGCTAGATCATATGAACAACATGCTTGAGGATGGCCTTGTCTACCTTATACCACAGAAGAACCAGGAGAAACAACATATTTTTTTAGCAGAACATGTTAGCAGTACACACCACCACAGACTATCTCATGAAAAGGAACTGCGAGAAGGACTGGATTACTCATACTCTGGATCTCAGGCAATTGCGTTtactggagaaaaagaaaacccaggacTTCTTATACCAGAAAATATGGGCACACTGCCTGACAACATAAGTTATGAGAAAGAACAGCAACGAAAATTAGAATGTGGAGATTCTGGGCCTGAGAGCCTTTTTGACAAGGAAGAGCAGGACTGCCAACCTGCTCTTTATTTGGGAGGGCAGTTGCCTCTAGCGCTCGAACATCTCAGCTCTGGGTCATTGGATGGGACCCCTGAAGCTGAACAGTGTACAAGAAAGAGTGGGACACTTGAAATGCTGCCTCTGGAAGAACAGCAGGTAGAGTGTGGTGACCAGAGCATGAAACTCCTTTCTGGGCCCTCTAAAGACAAAGAGGCCAAAGATGACCAAGAAGAAAAGGAGACTACCATGTTTCCATCAGCAGGAAAGAATACACAAAGAGAGCAGATGGAGGCCTGGCATACTCCAGAGGACACTTTCATTTCACATAAGGAACAGCTGCAAAGGGAACAAATTGATTTGAACATGACCTGTGAGGAACATCAGAGGAAGGGATTACAGGGTCTGTCAGAGACCAGCTCCTCTGTTAGCTCTACAAGCAATGAGGACAACATGTAA